Within Terriglobia bacterium, the genomic segment TGCCACCGGCTCGCCCCCAATGTGTACGCCGTCCGCAAGTAGACATCGGGCACGGAATCAATCGCCTTGATGACCGTCGGTGCGAGAAAGATGCCGAACGCCATCGCCAGGAAAACGACCTTTTGAATCTCATCCAGCCCGAACCAGGACATGGTCAGGGGCACGAGAGTCGCGATCGGAATGTAGCCGCTGGCGGTCATGACGGGATCGAAGAGCGCGCGTACGCTGCCGAATGCCCCCATCAGGATGCCGAGCGGCAATACCATTGCCAGGGCGAGCAGAAAACCCAGGCCGATCCGGCGCATGCTGATCCAGATATGGGTAAACAGCGTGCGGCCTTCGGTGTCGCTCGTCGTCACCAGCTGATTCAGGCTCGAGATGACTTCCGAAGGACTCGGCAGAATGGTCGGTCCGAAAATGCGCTCTTCCGGCGCGCCCCGGGTCACAAACGTCCAGACCAGCAGCAGCACCACGATCGGCAGCAATCCCAGAATCAGTGAGGCTCCCCGCGGCACAAGCCCGCGGATCTCCATGAACCAGTTCAGCATCATGGACGTGACATTACGAAAACATGGGCCGGGAGTCAATAACGGAAGAAGATGTGCGTGAGCTGCCGTTCCCCGGTGCCGTCGATGCTCGCGATGGAGATCTCCGAAGGTGCCTCGAAGCGCCCGACAGTGAACGCCATCTTTGTCATGGCGCGGTCAAAAGAGATCCCGCCGACTCGCCGCTCACCTTGGGTGATCTGTTCGACTGCCCCGCCGCCCGCCGCGACGCGGAAGAGATGAGTGGTGCCGCCGATGCCGCCCGTGAAGTAGACGAATTTGCCGTCGGGGCTCCCGAGTGGTGCAATTGTAATCGTCCGTCGTGGATACACAAGAGGCAGATTGCCCGTCAACTGAAAAACCGTCACCGGGCGGCATAGGGCCGGGGGCGATGAGCATTCTGACTTCCTTTACGATATTGCTGTTTCCCAGGCGGCCCTTGCGCTAACCTGAATCATCCATGAGTTTGTGGGAGGGACGAATGCGAAGAACTATGGCATCGTGGATGGGCGGGATCGGCCTGGGCACGCTATTGGCGGCAGGTATCGAGCTTGCGCCTGCAGGCGACCTTTTTGATGTTGACGTGCGACAGCTGGCAGGGATCTGGGAAACGGAGCACGTCTCGCCGGCCAATCCCTACGCACTCAGGCACGCCGAGTTGAAACAGCGCCTGGAGACGCTCTCGTCCTCCTTCCCCGACCTAGTTCACACCGCACCTGCGGGGAAGTCCGTCGAGGGGCGCGAAATATTCCTCGTTACCGTGGGGAGCGGCACCGAGCGAATCCTGATCTGGTCCCAGATGCACGGCGATGAACCGACGGCCACCTGCGCTCTAATCGACATTCTCCAATACTTCGGCGCCCACCGCAAGGAACCCTGGATTTCGGTGATTCTCGAAAAGTACACGCTGCTCATCATTCCCATGCTGAATCCCGACGGCGCCGCGCGCATGCAACGCCGCAATGCCCAGGGGATCGATATCAATCGCGATGCCCGCGCGTTGCAGACGCCGGAGGGACGATTGCTCAAGGAGATCCGGGCTCGCTACCAGCCATTCCTCGGCTTCAATCTTCACAACCAGAACGCCGCTACGACGGTGGGGGACACCGGCCGGGTCGCAACCATTGCGCTCCTGGCAGTCGCAGCAGACGCCCCGGGCGCATCGGGATCGGTTCCGCTGGCCAAAGAGGTGACGGCGGTGGTGTACGAGGCTCTATCCCCCTTCATCTATGGCCACATCTCGCGCTATGACGAGGGATTCAATCCCCGGGCTTTCGGAGACAATCTGACGCTATGGGGAACCCCCGTAGTCCTGATCGAGAGCGGCGGCAATCCTGCCGATGAACCTTTGAACTTCGGGGTGAAGCTGAACTTCGTCGCCTTGTCGGCGGTCTTGAACTCGCTCGCATCCGGTCGAATCGGCAACGCAAATCCTGCCGTGTTCGACGCACTGAAATTGAACAGCGACAATCCCATCTACGACACCATGCTTCACAATGCCCGGATTTTTACCGGAACCGGCGTTCCCGTATTTCGAGGGGATGTGGCGATCCGGGCCGACACGCGGGCGGGCGGGCGCGGGCAGGCAGTCGTCGCAGAGTTGGGCGATCTTGGCGTGTACACGGCTCATCAGACGATCGACTGCACCAACTATCTGGTGACACCGGGGCTGATTGCCTGGAATCCGGACAGTTCCCTTTTCGCCGGCGACCAGACGCATTCCGGATATTTGGAGCGAGGGATACTCACGGTACTGGAGACCGCGCGCTGGCCTGACCTGGCCGGCCGGCACCCGGCGCCGCGAGAGTGGAGTGCCCGGGCGCGTCAGGTGAACTGGGGCTACCTGGTATCCGGCAACCCGCTGAAGAGCGCGGCACCAGACCAGGTCTTGCTGGCAGAGTGGCTGAGCGCAGGAGGCCGCGCATTCGTACCCGAGTCTGGCGCCGACGCCTCCGGGACGGAGGGAATCGCAGCCGTTCCCCGCTGGTTCGGGCTCCCCGCGCTTGCGCATCAGGAAGCTCTGCGATACAGAGTGCCGGCAGGCCTGGAGGGGGATGTAGCGGAAGTTCTGCCGCGATACACGTCAGAGGCCGCAAGTAAGTTCGGGCTCGGCCGACGCGGTGTGATCGCACAGGGAAATCCCGCCGATCTCGTAATCTGGGGCTGTCCGGCCGACAGGTCTTCCTTCGATCTGCGCGACTGCAAGCCGCGCTACGTGCTGATGGACGGACACGTCATTGACCTCGCCCGACCGGATCGCCCCAGCTACGGGCGCTTCCTTGGGAAATGAGCGAAATTCAGTGTATAGTGCTTCCTCAAAAAGACTCGCTCCCTCAAAAAGGAGGATGTATGCTCCTCTCCAGTTTCCGCCCGCTGATATTGCCGATGGCGATGTGGTTGGCTTCCTCAGTCTGCCCGCCTGAGCAGGAGCAACCGAACCTCACCGAAGAACAGATGAAAGAGTTCTTGCTGACTGCCGATGTAATAGCCAGCAAACACACGAAAAAGGGCGTTACCTCCCCTTACCAGCTCACATTGACTGATGGGAAGATCACCCACGATGCCGGCTTCCAACCCATCGATGAAACCAAACCCAGGTGGGAATCCTCCGACGGCCGCGTCGAACTTAATTTCCGTGACTGCTACAAGTTCGACATCGCGGCCTACGAACTGGCCAAGCTGCTCGGCCTCGGCAATATGATGCCGGTCACGGTCCAGCGCAAATGGAACGGCCAGACAGGTGCGATATCCTGGTGGCTCCCGGCAAAGATGGATGAGCACACGCGTTACACCAAGCACATCGAGCCGCCCGACGTGGATGCCTACAACAAGCAGATGTTCAAGAAAAGGATTTTCGCAGAACTCGTCTACGATGTGGACCAAAACCTCACGAACGTCATGATCTCCGAAGATTGGCATCTGTGGATGATTGACTTCACCCGTGCATTCCGTCTCTACAAGGATCT encodes:
- a CDS encoding ABC transporter permease, whose amino-acid sequence is MMLNWFMEIRGLVPRGASLILGLLPIVVLLLVWTFVTRGAPEERIFGPTILPSPSEVISSLNQLVTTSDTEGRTLFTHIWISMRRIGLGFLLALAMVLPLGILMGAFGSVRALFDPVMTASGYIPIATLVPLTMSWFGLDEIQKVVFLAMAFGIFLAPTVIKAIDSVPDVYLRTAYTLGASRWQVIRRVLVPVALPDIWHGMRLAFGVGWTYLVLAEVVVKTGGLGDLIDTARRRALSGRVYLVIVIITLIAWIADVVWKYLADVLFPYRRSRT